Proteins co-encoded in one Synechococcus elongatus PCC 6301 genomic window:
- the thiS gene encoding sulfur carrier protein ThiS gives MSEPISLQINGELRDCPAGLNLPDLLRSLGLEPRLVAVEYNGEILHRQFWENTQPATGDRLEIVTIVGGG, from the coding sequence ATGTCTGAACCCATTTCACTCCAGATCAACGGAGAGTTGCGCGACTGTCCAGCGGGCCTTAACTTGCCTGACTTACTTCGCAGTCTTGGCCTAGAGCCGCGCCTCGTTGCTGTCGAGTACAACGGGGAGATCCTGCACCGTCAATTCTGGGAGAACACCCAGCCTGCCACGGGCGATCGCCTTGAGATTGTCACCATCGTTGGGGGCGGCTAG